AAGGATTTCTCCCAGAAATTTCAAAAATATGTAATGTTCATCTGTGCTCCAAAGAGAAATGGACTTCTCATTATTTTCAGAAATATGCAGAAATTTTGTAAATGAAATCCCTACATTTTAGTGGAGCAGATAACAGAGATATTGCGAAGTGAGAAAACACGTAATTACAAAATTACACTTGAATAGTAGAATCAGCAGCGACAATTACAAAATAATATGGCACCATGATAGATTGACTTAACCAAGGCACTTTTGTGACAATATATTGGTCATCTCCTTCATGGGCACTTGACCATGGGCTGCGAGGAAACTACAGGATCACATGCTCCTGGAGCATGAACCCACCAATGATTCAGGCAACCATGGTATGGGCGACATGGCTGGGTCTTGCTGTGCCAAAGTCGATGGGCTTAGCGAAGCAGGGGCGTTGGGCCTGCAACCGTGGCCCCGTGATTCGCCGGAATCAAATCCCCTCATCGTACTGCTGCCGACATGGCACAATACAATccatgccgcgttcgtgtccagttCCCTGGAGTCTCCAGTACGTCTCCATGGTATCTCCATGCCTCCACAGACGGCTTTACGTCCCAGACCGCTGGTCACAGGTGGCACGGCTCCTCCAATGACCACGGGGACGGAATCCGCCGACCACGTTGTGCTGCTGCTTCATGGTCGACGATGGCTAGGAGGCAAGCATAGGTGGAAACGTGGGGAACAACCCAATGGATATGAAGGCGTCGCGCATGAATGGCAAGTTCTTCGTGGAGGCGATTCCGGAAAGGAGATGCCAGGATTGCGGCTGTGGCTAGGAATAGATTGGGGGTTTACCAGATGGATTGCTGCGTGGCCCGCTAccccccgccgccggcgccgttGCCGCGCATGACCGGGCCGTCCCCGAGGCGCCGCCCCCGCAAGCTCGATCGCCAAGGTGTCCGCCGTGCACGAGGCCTTCGGCGGGGCGGGGTGAGCCCTCCATGCGGGGGTGCGAGCGAGGACGGATGCCAAGAGATGCAGATTGGGTCCGGGAGAAGGTGGAGGACGTGTGTTCTTCACTGTTTTTGCGTCGGTTTGGTGCGCGATGTTTTCGGTAGATTTTTTTTCTGGAAAACGTTTACAATCAACCGGATGATTTCTATCTCTCGTAAACCTCCTTCACAGCACGCCATGTGTCTCACAGGCCCACATGCCCACGCGTCCTCCATCTTATCTCTTTGCCGAAGGACCTGGTCTTCCCTGGAGCGCTTCTCTTCATCCCCATCTCTTCTCTGTTccatctcctccctctctctctcacccctCAATCCCGTCCAACCCACCGCCGGAGCCATGTCGCCGGCGTCAACAACCTTCCTGCTCACCTTCTCTCCCTTCGGCGAAGCTCCAACACAAATCCTAGGACCCATGTGAGAGATCCATCGCGGGGCATCGCTGCTCCAAAGGGGGGCGACGGTACGGTGTGGCCACCGGAGCTGCAGAAGACGATGGTGTTGGAGGCGGGTCACCACTCGCCGCACATGCTGCAGTGGGGAGGTTGAGGAGAGGAGCATCACAACATCGGGCCTCGAGAGCTCTGTCGCCACCGCGTCTGCATCGCAGCATCGCTGTCGCCGGCTCGCCGCACTGTTGTGTCACAACATCCGCCATCGCGGTCGCCTGATTCGCCGCAGCACCTCGACGCCATCGCGTTGCGCTGCAGTGAAGCTTCGGCGGCACCAGTCTGGTGTTGCGGTGGAGCTTTGACGGGGCAGGCGGGCAGCGGTGCTGCGATGGAGCACGGCCGCGTGGTGGTGGTGACGCTGCAATGAAGCTTCGCCGGTGGCTGTCGGGGTGCTACCATGGAGCACGGCTGAGGTTGCAATGAAGCTCCGGCGAGGTTGCAATGAAGCTCCGGCGAGGTTGCAATGAAGCGCCACGACGATTGTTGGAGCTCCGGCGAGGTTGCAGTGAAGCGTCGCGGCGGTCGTTGGAAGCTCCGGCGAGGTTGCAATgaagcaccgctgacgtcggcggtTCGACAATGCTTCATCACAGCACCACGGATCGACGGTCCGGCGACGCTCCACCGTAGCAGCGACGACCCCCAGTGATGTTTCATTGCAGCTCCACCACGGCACCATCAGCCAAGTGATGCTCCATTACAGCAGCGGCGACCTCCGGCGATGTTCCATTGCAGCTCCACCATGACACCGACCATGCTGCATGCGGCCGACGGCAAGCGCTGCTTGCTCTGATCTCGGTAGCGTCTGCCATTGAACGGTTTGTATCAGTTAATGTCGCGGGGCTGTTGACGTGCTGTGATGCGGGGATACAAACTGATGGCCTTGATTAATCATATCTTGTTCCATTGCAGCTCCACCACGACACCGACCGTGCTGCATGCGGCCGACGGCAAGCGCTGCTTGCTCTGATCTCGGTAGCGTCTGCCATTGAACGGTTTGTATCAGTTAATGTCGCGGGACTGTGGACGTACTGTGATGCGTGCTGCATGCGGCCGACGGCAAGCGCTGCTTGCTCTGATCTCGGTAGCGTCTGCCATTGAACGGTTTGTATCAGTTAATGTCGCGGGGCTGTGGACGTACTGTGATGCGGGGATACAAACTGATGGCCTTGATTAATCATATCGGACGGTAGATAAGGCGGCTTATAACTGCAAGTTATAAGCCGGATGACGCCTAGCAGGCGCCTTTTTTCCTTCCTCTATCGTACGAGGGGAGGTTGAACGAGGGCGGAGGGGTCGGGGGAGATTGGATCATGGGACGGGGTGTTCGTGGGGTCGGGGTTGTTTTTTATCTCCTCTTTTTTCTGGCTCCTTTTTCTGACGTACGTGGGGTGAAAAAGGAGCGAGGAGCGAACGAGGCTGAACCATCACACGCACTGAGCAGAACATAACTTGCAAGGCAAATCACACTGAACATCGGTTGCATTTTGTTGCCTTTTTCTTAGGTCATTTCATTTCTACGTACTTAATATAATATACAAACGGACAccactacttactactagtagaagAAGACTTGAAAGATGAGACGGCGGCGGCAGCCAGAGCAATGCATCACTGCAGGCGCAGGATTTGCTCGATTCTTGAAGCTTGACATCCCAACCTAGCGAGGCTGGTGGATGAAGCGCGGTGCGCCACCGCTCCTCGGGCTGCCGGCGTACTTGGTGGGCTTCTCGGTGTACCTAGGCTTCTCCGAGAAGCCACCCTTTGGGCTTGGGGACGCCAGGCTCAGCGCCTTGAGCACCCCGTCTGCACATACAGAAGCACATACGTGATGAGCTCACTGCAGTCTTGCTTCATCTTTTACTTGAGCGCTCATATCATATACAGTACTGTACATGTATAGGCGTGGAGAGTGAATTGGTCGATACGTACCAATCTTGAGTGCCGCTGGCGGCTGCGGCTGCGAAGCCTCGACGGCGATGGCGTCCTCGGCCTCCAAGGCCATGAGGGAGTCGGCCATATCGTCGAGCTGCTGGTGCTGGTGGTACCAGTGGTCGCGAAACCAGGCGGTGGACTTGACGAGGTCCCACCACTGCGGTGAGAAGTCCTCCACCTGCTGGAACGCTGCCGGGATGAAGAGCGGGGCCTCCGGGTTAAGCGACGACGCGACCATGGCGCTCATGGTCTCCCTGTTGCTCTTGGTCTGTTCCTGGTCGGATCAAAATCAAAACCACGCAGAGACCAGCGACCGGATCCAGTCGTGAGTTGGCGTCGCGAAACAGAGATGAAAAAGGTTGCAGATCAAGAAACTAGAGCGCGGTCCTCGGCAGATCTACAAACGGGACAGAGACGGTTCTTGGTGCACGCATACCTTGGATTGGGGTTGGGGATCGCAGGAGCAGGGTCGGTTGGGGATCGCAGGAGCAGGGTCAGGATAGAGAATCTGGATCTGGATAGTGGACCGCCGGGTGTTGGGTTGGTTTGTGAGTGGGAACGATGGGATTTTTATAGCACTGTGACCGATCGAGGCCTAGAGGATGGATGGAAGGAAGGTGCGACCGAGGCTTCCTTGTTGGCGCTGGCTGGGTCGGACGCAGCTTCCAGCCGGTCGTGGCACATCAGACGAAAAATACTCACGCGCAACACAAGAGTGGACCGCCGACGAAATCGCTCATGCTTGCCACGGGCCATTGACTCACACGGagcagccacacacacacacacgctcatGGGAAGTGCATAAATTTTGGGCCGGTCTACTGCACAGTCATCCGATTAGCGCGCTTAGTTTAGGCCAATTAGTCTGTGCAATGTCCTATACAATATTGCGGGCGCGGCCAAGGTCCTTGCCAACCGATGCCGGAAATTCACTTTGGCTCATAGGTGTATATGCACCCATTATCTAAATACAAATTTTATAAAGTTAAAAAAATTTAAGAAAAAATCGCACGTATAAATCCGGACATTATATGTGGGTGCACCAAGTTTCGGAGAAAAGGGACATTTTTGgtttgtgtaaaaaagacaatttttgaTGCTTGATTATAGCTATTCATGaggcaatttttttaatttttcacaCATGCCACAAAAAACGTCCATTTTCACCAAAAATTTGTGTGCGACCATAGGATGTCCAGATGTACACGCGAgatttttcttgaatttttttaaaatttcgaAATGTGTTTTTATACATATTTCATAATAGGTGTATCTAcacctaggagccaaaacgccACTCTCCGATTAAAAAGTGTTCTATCCATTATTATCTCTAAGGAACAAAGTGCATTTGTCAAGGGGAGACTTATCACTGATAACGTCCTAGTGGCGTATGAGTGTGTACATGCGATAaggaagagaaaaagaaagaagccgtTATGTGCGGTTAAGTTAGACATGATGGATCATGTGGATTGTGGAGTGGTCTTTTTTGCATAATATGATGACACAATTTGGATTTTCTCAGGCATGGACAGCCATGGTCATGAGATGTGTTATGACAGCAAGGTTATGGTGAAACTGAATGGCGATGCGCCGGATAGTTTCCTCTCATCGAGGGCTTCGACAGTGTGATCCTCTATCATCGTATCTATTCCTCTTCTGTGTTGAGGGTTTTTCAACTCTTCTAAAGAAAGCTCAACAAGAAAAGAAAATTCATGGGGTCTCTTTTGGGCATCGCTTGGGAGAACCCAGACGAGGTGGAGGCACTGATCAAGAGGATCAAATGGTCGTCCAGTCAGAAGAACCTCCAGCTGGCTGACGTGGTCAACGTCATGCTTCATTGCCGCATCCTCCcactgtcgtgggaacgattccaACAATAGTAAGGGGTagggtaaaggagcatgatctatcgagatgcaaacGGGTGACACAAAtgattttagcgagttcg
The sequence above is a segment of the Triticum dicoccoides isolate Atlit2015 ecotype Zavitan chromosome 1A, WEW_v2.0, whole genome shotgun sequence genome. Coding sequences within it:
- the LOC119365548 gene encoding protein EARLY RESPONSIVE TO DEHYDRATION 15-like encodes the protein MSAMVASSLNPEAPLFIPAAFQQVEDFSPQWWDLVKSTAWFRDHWYHQHQQLDDMADSLMALEAEDAIAVEASQPQPPAALKIDGVLKALSLASPSPKGGFSEKPRYTEKPTKYAGSPRSGGAPRFIHQPR